One genomic segment of Pedobacter endophyticus includes these proteins:
- a CDS encoding homoserine kinase yields the protein MGDSIRVFAPATVANVVCGFDILGFAVNEPGDEVEMRLTATPGVMIKRITGDDGRLPLDAAKNTVSASVQHYLQHINRTDVGVEIELHKKMPIGSGLGSSSASTVAGLFAINKLMGDLLTAKELVPFAMKGEELACGYGHADNVAPAILGGFVLIRSYEPLDVISLPTPAGMYAAIVYPEVDVPTKDARQMIRSKVLLKDAVTQLGNVAGLVSGLFMNDFDLIGRSMKDVLVEPTRSILIPGFEEMRTIAMENGAIGFGISGSGPSVFSLAKDEDTAKKITKAQQQHLHKININSKAYVSSVNAEGPRVL from the coding sequence TTGGGGGATAGTATCCGCGTGTTTGCCCCTGCCACTGTGGCCAATGTGGTTTGTGGCTTCGATATATTGGGGTTTGCTGTGAACGAGCCTGGTGACGAGGTTGAAATGCGTTTAACCGCTACGCCGGGTGTGATGATTAAGCGCATTACCGGAGATGATGGTCGCTTACCGTTGGATGCAGCAAAGAATACAGTAAGCGCAAGTGTGCAACATTACCTGCAACACATTAACCGCACTGATGTTGGTGTTGAAATCGAATTGCATAAAAAAATGCCCATTGGCAGCGGCTTGGGATCGAGTTCGGCCAGTACCGTTGCGGGTTTATTTGCCATTAACAAATTAATGGGCGATTTACTTACCGCCAAAGAATTGGTTCCTTTTGCTATGAAAGGCGAAGAACTGGCCTGCGGCTATGGCCATGCAGACAATGTTGCCCCCGCAATTTTGGGAGGCTTTGTACTGATCAGAAGTTACGAACCGCTTGATGTAATCTCGTTGCCAACACCTGCCGGAATGTACGCGGCAATTGTTTATCCTGAGGTGGATGTGCCGACAAAAGATGCCCGCCAAATGATTCGCAGCAAAGTGTTATTGAAAGATGCAGTTACACAACTTGGAAACGTTGCCGGTTTGGTAAGCGGACTTTTTATGAACGATTTTGATTTGATCGGCCGCAGCATGAAAGATGTTCTTGTAGAACCCACACGCTCGATACTTATTCCCGGTTTCGAAGAGATGCGAACCATTGCCATGGAAAACGGTGCAATCGGCTTCGGAATTTCAGGCTCTGGGCCCTCGGTCTTTTCGCTTGCAAAAGATGAAGACACAGCCAAAAAGATCACTAAGGCGCAACAACAGCATCTGCATAAAATAAATATCAACAGCAAGGCTTACGTTTCGTCGGTTAATGCCGAAGGCCCGAGAGTTTTGTAG
- the thrA gene encoding bifunctional aspartate kinase/homoserine dehydrogenase I yields MKVLKFGGTSVGSAENIKTLLNIVAKEKLQSNPVVVLSAMSGVTNLLTDMAESAERGEDYDASLKEIEAKHFAVIRSLLPAAAQNPVFTRLKIFFNELEDLLQAVTNLRELSLQTKDQILSYGERCSSFMIAHIASQQFGEAMYVNGSELIKTDSNFGQAKVDTKLTEMLINNFYEANKSKVLFVTGFIASNASGRITTLGRGGSDYTAAVWGAALNAEEIEIWTDVNGMMTADPRIVKKAFSLPELSYTEAMELSYFGAKVIYPPTMIPAFMKKIPIVIKNTFKPDFSGTYIKSDVKVSSLPIKGISSIDHISIINLTGSGMVGKAGFSGRLFSLLSREQINVVLITQSSSEHSITFAVKPTDAEDAIALIKKEFELELDAKKLELPVVEKDLAVLAIVGENMKHTPGMSGRLFNALGRNGINVRAIAQGSSEYNISVIISKVDLSKAVNAVHDAFFTDLKRTLNIFCLGTGNIGKTLFNQLKEQRPFLAENNDLQVKVAGISNTRKMIFEADGLSLDNWETDLNTNGEQADLAGFVERMKAMNLPNCVFVDNTASESPIEFYQGIFESSISVVTCNKKGNSADFAQYKSFKDTARKFGVDFYYETNVGAGLPIIRTLKELMMSGDKVARIEAILSGTISYIFNNFKGEAGFYETVKEAQELGYTEPDPRDDLNGMDFMRKMLILARDAGYPLEAKDVKIDNILPEACLKATSVEDFYAELQKNASYFEDLKNKATSDGKVLRYIGKLEDGNVEISLQMVDDSHPFYMLSGSDNIISFTTDRYKSRPLVVKGPGAGAEVTAAGVFADIINVGTLS; encoded by the coding sequence ATGAAAGTATTAAAATTCGGCGGCACATCCGTAGGTTCGGCCGAGAACATTAAAACGCTACTAAACATAGTGGCCAAAGAAAAATTACAGAGCAATCCGGTAGTTGTATTATCGGCAATGAGTGGCGTAACTAATTTGCTTACCGACATGGCCGAAAGTGCAGAGCGGGGCGAAGATTACGACGCAAGTTTAAAAGAAATTGAAGCCAAGCATTTTGCCGTAATTCGTTCGCTTTTACCAGCTGCGGCACAAAACCCGGTGTTTACCCGCTTGAAAATCTTTTTTAATGAACTTGAAGATTTGTTGCAGGCCGTAACCAACCTCCGCGAACTGAGCCTGCAAACGAAAGATCAGATTTTAAGCTATGGCGAGCGTTGTTCATCATTTATGATTGCGCACATTGCCTCTCAACAATTTGGCGAAGCAATGTATGTAAATGGATCGGAACTGATTAAGACAGACAGCAACTTCGGCCAGGCAAAGGTTGACACTAAACTTACTGAAATGTTGATCAACAACTTTTACGAGGCCAATAAAAGCAAGGTTTTGTTTGTTACAGGTTTCATTGCCAGCAATGCGTCAGGGCGCATAACTACGCTGGGCCGGGGCGGTTCTGATTATACTGCTGCGGTTTGGGGCGCTGCGCTAAACGCTGAGGAAATTGAAATCTGGACGGATGTAAATGGCATGATGACCGCCGATCCGCGAATTGTAAAAAAGGCTTTCTCATTACCCGAGCTGAGTTACACCGAGGCCATGGAACTGAGCTATTTTGGGGCGAAGGTGATTTATCCACCAACGATGATCCCGGCTTTCATGAAAAAAATCCCGATCGTTATCAAAAACACCTTTAAACCCGATTTTTCGGGAACCTATATAAAAAGTGACGTAAAAGTTTCGAGTTTGCCGATTAAGGGTATCTCATCTATCGATCACATTAGCATCATTAACCTCACTGGTAGCGGAATGGTGGGCAAGGCCGGCTTCAGCGGCCGTTTATTCTCCCTCCTTTCCCGCGAGCAAATTAACGTTGTACTGATTACTCAATCATCGTCAGAGCATAGCATCACTTTCGCCGTTAAGCCAACTGATGCGGAGGACGCAATTGCATTGATAAAAAAGGAATTTGAACTCGAACTCGATGCCAAAAAGCTAGAACTTCCGGTAGTAGAAAAGGATTTGGCGGTGTTGGCTATTGTAGGCGAAAACATGAAACATACGCCAGGCATGAGCGGCAGATTGTTTAACGCCCTGGGCAGAAACGGTATCAATGTGAGGGCGATTGCACAAGGATCTTCCGAATACAACATTTCGGTTATCATCAGCAAAGTCGACCTTTCGAAAGCCGTAAATGCAGTTCACGATGCGTTTTTTACCGATCTAAAACGAACACTTAACATTTTCTGTTTGGGAACGGGAAATATTGGCAAAACATTGTTTAACCAACTAAAAGAGCAAAGACCTTTCCTTGCAGAAAACAACGATTTGCAGGTGAAAGTTGCCGGAATCAGCAATACGCGTAAAATGATTTTTGAGGCCGATGGTTTATCGCTCGACAATTGGGAAACGGACCTGAACACCAATGGCGAACAGGCAGATTTAGCAGGTTTTGTAGAGCGTATGAAAGCAATGAATTTGCCAAACTGTGTTTTCGTAGACAACACGGCTTCTGAATCTCCCATCGAATTTTACCAAGGTATTTTTGAAAGCAGCATTTCGGTAGTTACGTGTAATAAAAAAGGAAATTCGGCCGATTTTGCGCAGTACAAGTCGTTTAAAGATACCGCCCGCAAGTTTGGTGTCGATTTTTACTACGAAACTAACGTTGGTGCGGGCTTACCGATTATCCGTACGCTAAAAGAACTGATGATGAGCGGCGATAAGGTGGCCCGTATTGAGGCGATTCTTTCAGGAACAATTTCTTACATTTTTAATAACTTTAAGGGTGAAGCCGGCTTTTACGAAACGGTTAAAGAAGCACAAGAACTTGGCTACACGGAACCCGATCCACGCGACGATTTGAATGGCATGGACTTTATGCGTAAAATGCTGATTTTGGCCCGCGATGCGGGTTATCCATTGGAAGCCAAAGATGTGAAGATCGACAATATTTTGCCCGAGGCTTGTTTGAAGGCAACATCGGTAGAAGATTTTTATGCCGAGTTACAAAAAAATGCGAGTTATTTTGAGGACTTAAAAAACAAAGCAACAAGCGATGGAAAAGTGTTGCGCTACATTGGCAAACTGGAAGATGGGAACGTAGAAATTAGCCTGCAAATGGTTGATGACAGCCATCCTTTCTATATGCTTTCGGGAAGCGACAACATTATCTCGTTTACAACCGACCGGTATAAATCTCGTCCGTTGGTGGTGAAAGGTCCCGGAGCTGGGGCAGAAGTTACAGCTGCCGGTGTTTTTGCCGATATTATCAACGTGGGTACGCTAAGCTGA